The segment TAAACAACAAAGTCAAGGAAAACCATtgataaaagaggaaaaattgaaCATGCAGTTTAGTTTATGACATATGTAACAACACAATTTCTTCACTTTCTTGAACCATTCACTTCAGAATCAACTTAACTGACCTCCTGTTTCAGGCACATGGATTCATCTTGAACATCATTACCCAATTCTTCTGCATCAGTATCATCATCTTCAATGCCTTGCAATCTACACACATGATCTGCATAAGCATGTGGTCCACATAAAGGAGGAAAGTCTCTGATTAATTCTCTTCGAGGAGACTCTTTAGTTTCAGCCTTCTCCTTCAAACCAGCATCGGAACCATCTATGCTGTTGCC is part of the Glycine soja cultivar W05 unplaced genomic scaffold, ASM419377v2 tig00010407_1_pilon, whole genome shotgun sequence genome and harbors:
- the LOC114404240 gene encoding uncharacterized protein LOC114404240; amino-acid sequence: GTARLEDEELISAAEVVVACDSSNVSKFSSFSEGVLCDGSEFSSSDGNSIDGSDAGLKEKAETKESPRRELIRDFPPLCGPHAYADHVCRLQGIEDDDTDAEELGNDVQDESMCLKQEPWRNEKLQNSKKRITILRD